From Butyricimonas paravirosa, one genomic window encodes:
- the nuoK gene encoding NADH-quinone oxidoreductase subunit NuoK, protein MEYYLVISTIMLFAGIYGFITRRNLLAVLISIELILNSVDINFAVFNRYLFPEQMEGFFFTLFAIGVSACETAVAIAIIINIYRNIRNIQVKNLNELQEEEQRNGQLKIEN, encoded by the coding sequence ATGGAATATTACTTGGTGATCAGCACGATCATGCTCTTCGCGGGAATTTACGGGTTCATCACCCGGAGGAACCTGCTTGCCGTGTTGATCTCAATCGAGTTGATCCTGAATTCAGTGGACATCAACTTTGCCGTGTTCAACCGTTATCTCTTCCCCGAACAGATGGAAGGCTTTTTCTTCACCCTGTTCGCCATCGGGGTTTCCGCTTGCGAAACAGCCGTTGCCATAGCCATCATCATCAATATATACCGGAACATCCGCAATATACAGGTGAAAAACTTGAACGAGCTGCAAGAAGAAGAGCAAAGGAATGGACAATTGAAAATTGAGAATTGA
- a CDS encoding NADH-quinone oxidoreductase subunit J — MSTAELQETVFFILATVIVVCSILTVTTNRILRSATYLLFVLFATAGIYFQLEYSFLGAVQLTIYAGGIIILYVFSILLTTADKSKVSRLKNSKMFAGLITALAGAAICVYITLMHSFGPSRFVGGEINQKVIGTALMGTEKYQYLLPFEVISVLLLTCIIGGIMIARKR; from the coding sequence ATGAGTACAGCAGAATTACAAGAAACGGTCTTTTTCATCCTGGCAACGGTTATCGTTGTCTGCTCGATCCTGACCGTGACGACCAACCGAATCTTGAGATCGGCGACCTACCTGCTATTCGTGCTTTTTGCCACTGCCGGAATATATTTCCAGTTGGAATACTCATTCCTAGGGGCGGTGCAATTAACGATCTACGCCGGGGGTATCATTATCCTGTACGTGTTCTCGATATTGCTCACCACGGCAGACAAAAGCAAGGTGAGCAGGTTGAAGAACAGCAAGATGTTTGCCGGGCTAATCACGGCTCTCGCCGGGGCGGCAATATGTGTTTACATCACGTTAATGCACTCGTTCGGTCCCTCTCGCTTCGTGGGTGGGGAGATCAACCAAAAAGTCATCGGAACCGCCTTGATGGGCACGGAGAAATACCAGTACCTGCTTCCCTTCGAGGTAATCAGTGTCCTGCTATTGACCTGTATCATCGGTGGAATCATGATAGCGAGAAAAAGATAA
- a CDS encoding NADH-quinone oxidoreductase subunit C has protein sequence MLVDKIKNIVPEAEIDESDILTVTVEPAKYRELALRLKGDQDLSFDFMICMTGMDWGDTLGVISLLQSTAHEHKLFLKTFTANRENPELPTVSDIWATANLNEREVYDFLGIRFINHPDMRRLFLRNDWVGYPLRKDYNADPEINPVRLESEETLDATPTFEADSHDGEVSEKENILFEEDEYVVNIGPQHPATHGVLRFRVSLEGEIVKKVDVNCGYIHRGIEKLCESLTYPQTLALTDRLDYLAAHQNRHALCMCIEEAMGLEIPERVKYIRTIMDELNRLSSHLLFWSCLCMDMGALTAFFYGFRDREKVLDIMEETTGGRLIQNYNVIGGVMADIHPNLINRIKEFIKYLPPMIKEYHDVFTGNVIAQQRLKGVGILKKEDAISYGASGPTGRACGWSCDVRKHTPYGVYDKVDFKEILYPEGDSFARYMVRMEEILESLHILEQLVDNIPAGDYAVKTKPLIKLPEGHYFKSVEASRGEFGVYLESRGDKYPYRVKFRSPCLPLVSIVDLITKGGKIADLIAIGGTLDYVVPDIDR, from the coding sequence ATGTTAGTAGATAAAATAAAAAATATTGTTCCCGAGGCAGAGATCGACGAGAGCGATATCCTTACCGTGACGGTAGAGCCCGCCAAGTACAGGGAACTGGCTCTCCGGCTAAAAGGGGACCAGGATCTCTCTTTCGACTTCATGATCTGCATGACGGGAATGGACTGGGGCGACACGTTAGGCGTGATCAGCCTGTTACAATCCACGGCTCACGAGCATAAATTATTTTTAAAGACGTTCACTGCCAACCGGGAAAACCCGGAACTGCCCACTGTTTCGGACATCTGGGCCACGGCCAACCTGAACGAACGTGAAGTGTACGACTTTCTCGGTATCCGGTTTATCAACCATCCTGATATGCGACGTCTGTTCCTGCGGAACGACTGGGTCGGCTATCCGTTACGTAAAGACTACAATGCAGACCCTGAAATAAACCCGGTACGACTGGAAAGTGAAGAAACGTTGGATGCAACCCCCACGTTCGAGGCTGATTCCCACGACGGGGAAGTCAGCGAGAAAGAGAACATCTTGTTTGAAGAAGACGAGTACGTGGTGAACATCGGGCCACAACACCCCGCCACTCACGGTGTACTCCGTTTCCGGGTATCACTGGAAGGAGAGATCGTGAAAAAGGTGGATGTCAACTGCGGGTACATCCATCGAGGCATCGAGAAATTGTGTGAAAGCCTCACCTACCCGCAAACGCTGGCTTTGACAGACCGTCTGGATTACCTTGCCGCGCACCAGAACCGCCATGCGCTTTGTATGTGCATCGAGGAAGCCATGGGGCTGGAAATCCCGGAACGGGTGAAATACATCCGTACCATCATGGACGAGCTGAACCGTCTTTCCTCTCACCTCTTGTTCTGGTCATGCCTCTGCATGGATATGGGAGCGCTGACCGCTTTCTTCTACGGTTTCCGTGACCGAGAAAAGGTGTTGGACATCATGGAAGAAACCACGGGAGGACGACTGATTCAGAACTACAACGTGATCGGTGGCGTGATGGCAGACATCCACCCGAACCTGATCAACCGGATCAAAGAGTTCATCAAATACCTCCCCCCGATGATCAAGGAATATCACGACGTGTTCACGGGCAACGTGATCGCCCAACAACGTTTGAAAGGCGTGGGCATTCTCAAGAAAGAGGACGCCATCAGTTACGGGGCATCCGGCCCGACGGGACGCGCCTGCGGGTGGTCATGTGACGTGCGTAAACACACGCCGTACGGGGTATATGACAAGGTGGATTTCAAGGAAATCCTCTACCCGGAAGGAGACTCGTTTGCCCGTTACATGGTGCGCATGGAAGAGATTCTCGAATCATTACATATACTGGAACAACTGGTAGACAACATCCCCGCGGGAGACTACGCCGTGAAGACCAAACCGCTGATCAAATTGCCGGAAGGTCACTATTTCAAGAGCGTGGAAGCCAGCCGGGGTGAGTTCGGTGTTTACCTCGAAAGCCGGGGAGACAAATACCCTTACCGGGTAAAATTCCGTTCCCCGTGCCTGCCACTGGTATCCATCGTCGACCTGATCACGAAAGGCGGTAAAATCGCCGACCTGATCGCTATCGGCGGTACGCTGGACTACGTTGTTCCGGACATTGACAGATAA
- the nuoH gene encoding NADH-quinone oxidoreductase subunit NuoH, with product MFDFSTITQWVDELLRSFLPHAAATLVEFILIGLCLLVGYAVIALVLIYVERKVCAFFQCRIGPNRVGPYGTIQSVADMIKMLTKEIIDINHVDRFLFNLAPFVVIIASVLAFGCIPFAKGLHVIDFNVGIFFLIAVSSIGIVGILLAGWASNNKYSLIGAMRSGAQMISYELSIGLSILTVVVFTGSMQLSTIVEGQVDGWLLFKGHIPACIAFIVYIIAGTAETNRGPFDLPEADSELTAGYHTEYSGMHFGFFYLAEYLNMFVVASVASTLFLGGWMPLHVPGWESFNQIMDYIPSIFWFFGKTAVVIFIIMWFKWTFPRLRIDQLLRLEWRYLLPINLINLFLMVIIVVFKLHF from the coding sequence ATGTTTGATTTCTCAACTATAACACAATGGGTAGATGAACTCTTGAGGAGTTTTCTCCCGCACGCTGCTGCCACGCTGGTTGAGTTTATCCTGATCGGGCTTTGCCTGCTCGTGGGATACGCCGTGATTGCCCTCGTGCTGATCTACGTGGAACGTAAAGTGTGTGCCTTTTTCCAGTGTCGTATCGGACCGAACCGGGTGGGGCCTTACGGGACCATACAGAGTGTGGCCGATATGATCAAAATGTTAACCAAGGAGATCATCGACATCAACCACGTCGACCGATTCCTGTTCAACCTTGCCCCTTTCGTCGTGATTATCGCGTCGGTACTGGCTTTTGGTTGTATTCCCTTCGCGAAAGGACTACACGTGATCGACTTCAACGTGGGAATCTTCTTCCTGATCGCCGTGTCGTCCATCGGTATCGTGGGAATCCTGCTTGCCGGGTGGGCCAGTAATAATAAATACTCGTTGATCGGTGCCATGCGAAGTGGCGCACAGATGATCAGTTACGAGTTATCCATCGGGTTATCCATCCTTACCGTGGTGGTATTCACCGGAAGTATGCAGCTCTCCACGATCGTGGAAGGACAGGTAGACGGGTGGTTGCTATTCAAAGGACATATCCCGGCCTGTATCGCGTTTATCGTTTACATCATCGCCGGGACAGCCGAGACGAACCGGGGTCCCTTCGACTTGCCGGAGGCCGACTCGGAGTTGACCGCAGGGTACCACACGGAGTATTCCGGTATGCACTTCGGGTTCTTCTACCTCGCCGAATACTTGAACATGTTCGTGGTTGCATCCGTGGCCAGCACCCTATTCTTAGGCGGTTGGATGCCGTTACACGTTCCCGGCTGGGAAAGTTTCAACCAAATCATGGATTACATTCCTTCCATCTTCTGGTTCTTCGGGAAAACAGCCGTGGTTATATTCATCATCATGTGGTTTAAATGGACCTTCCCGCGGTTGCGTATCGACCAGTTACTCCGCTTGGAATGGCGCTACCTGTTGCCGATTAACCTGATCAACCTTTTCCTGATGGTGATCATTGTCGTATTTAAACTACATTTTTAA